One Pirellulales bacterium DNA window includes the following coding sequences:
- a CDS encoding DUF1579 family protein, with protein sequence MTMTGDGPWQQGKTTKFKSITEIKDADTVNFSLFMVDTDGKEQPMVKITYKRKK encoded by the coding sequence ATGACCATGACAGGAGACGGCCCCTGGCAACAAGGCAAGACGACCAAGTTCAAGTCGATCACAGAGATCAAAGACGCCGATACCGTGAATTTCAGCCTGTTCATGGTGGACACGGACGGCAAGGAACAGCCGATGGTAAAGATCACATACAAGCGGAAGAAGTGA
- a CDS encoding serine/threonine-protein kinase, with amino-acid sequence MKTCPACSAENDADSKCCSACGGVLVPGPDATVDHNRSKNASASPSISDPDLSAHGRFLPGTIIADRYRIVSLAGRGGMGGVYRADDLKLGHPVALKFLPRGVAESSRRFQLFVSEVRLSRQLAHPNVCRVFDIDEADGQHFLSMEYIDGEDLQGLLRRIGRLPRDKGIEIAQQLCAGLAAAHEKGVLHRDLKPANVMIDGRGQARITDFGLARLEGSASGVGEIAGTPAYMAPEQLARGETTIQSDLYSLGLILYEAFTGQPVHKSGSIEELNRAHAASSPRPPAELVADVDPAVERAILHSLQKDPRQRPASARAVADALVARETPSPGSLSLASSPRESPPE; translated from the coding sequence ATGAAAACCTGCCCCGCCTGCTCCGCCGAAAACGACGCTGACAGCAAGTGCTGCTCGGCCTGCGGCGGCGTGCTCGTGCCGGGGCCGGATGCAACGGTCGATCACAACCGTTCGAAGAACGCCAGCGCTTCCCCGTCGATTTCCGACCCGGATTTGTCCGCTCATGGCCGGTTCCTGCCGGGAACCATAATCGCCGACCGCTATCGCATCGTGTCCCTCGCCGGCCGGGGCGGCATGGGAGGCGTCTATCGCGCCGATGACTTGAAGCTCGGTCATCCGGTGGCGCTCAAATTCCTGCCGCGCGGCGTCGCCGAGAGTTCGAGGCGCTTTCAGTTATTTGTGAGCGAGGTGCGCCTGTCCCGGCAGCTCGCTCATCCCAACGTTTGCCGGGTATTTGACATCGACGAGGCAGATGGTCAGCACTTTCTGTCGATGGAGTACATCGACGGCGAGGATCTGCAAGGTTTGCTGCGCCGCATCGGGCGTTTGCCCAGGGACAAGGGCATCGAGATTGCCCAGCAGCTTTGCGCGGGTCTGGCGGCGGCTCACGAGAAGGGGGTTTTGCACCGAGATCTGAAGCCGGCCAACGTCATGATCGACGGCCGGGGCCAGGCACGCATCACCGACTTCGGCCTGGCACGCCTGGAGGGCAGTGCAAGCGGCGTCGGCGAGATTGCCGGCACGCCGGCCTACATGGCGCCCGAACAATTGGCGCGCGGCGAGACAACGATCCAGAGCGACCTCTACTCGCTGGGGCTGATCCTCTACGAAGCGTTCACGGGCCAACCGGTGCACAAGAGCGGCTCGATCGAGGAGTTGAATCGAGCGCACGCAGCATCGTCGCCGCGTCCCCCGGCCGAGCTGGTGGCTGACGTCGACCCGGCCGTCGAACGCGCGATCCTGCATTCCCTCCAAAAAGACCCCCGCCAACGTCCCGCTTCCGCGCGGGCTGTGGCCGATGCGCTGGTGGCACGCGAAACCCCGTCGCCAGGATCACTGTCGCTAGCATCGTCACCGCGCGAATCACCACCGGAA